The following proteins are co-located in the Gossypium hirsutum isolate 1008001.06 chromosome A02, Gossypium_hirsutum_v2.1, whole genome shotgun sequence genome:
- the LOC107927405 gene encoding uncharacterized protein yields the protein MSLPRFIVIKSINANACLAFKQDDPYEGYAEFSESMVTGPNAKFEVESAKGGLVHIRNCINMKYLERTEEGSISGKADERYWITATAEKKEEDQSREWCTLFQPLEEDSSSDITAGVLATSTKIDANGNDVFKVIDWDTLVILPRYIAFKGNNDMFLRLAEIDGHPYLQFLGEDIGEAAVAMEVFYTPNGDIRIKPVCSDKYWKRKPDWIWVDSDDTKGNDKDTLFHPFKVDGKTVALLSLGNNMFCKRFTSEGRTSCLSARIPSVTKEAYLNVVEPVLSRKIENLRYDTENARVYDEKVQIVAKNSASNHTKQSNTMDVKLTYTDTTTSTWNSHFSLGLEAKASFEFGIPLIAEGSVEVSTNVETGIQWGETKTTTTVMEVNHQVHVPPMTKVTVYLLMTRGKCDVNFMFTQKDTLFNGTVVKTDIVGNTYVGSNYYNVQYDTKEEPLTS from the exons ATGTCATTGCCAAGGTTCATCGTGATCAAATCCATCAATGCCAACGCGTGCCTTGCCTTCAAACAAGACGATCCCTATGAAGGCTATGCCGAATTCTCAGAATCAATGGTTACGGGCCCAAATGCAAAATTCGAAGTGGAGTCAGCTAAAGGTGGACTGGTTCACATAAGGAACTGTATTAACATGAAATACTTAGAACGAACCGAAGAGGGTTCCATCTCTGGTAAAGCAGATGAGCGGTATTGGATCACTGCAACAGCCGAGAAGAAAGAAGAGGACCAATCCAGAGAATGGTGCACCTTGTTCCAGCCACTGGAAGAAGACTCG TCCTCGGATATTACTGCCGGGGTGTTGGCGACCAGCACGAAGATCGATGCTAATGGCAACGATGTATTCAAAGTTATCGATTGGGACACGTTGGTGATTCTACCTCGGTACATTGCGTTCAAAGGAAACAATGACATGTTCTTGCGTCTTGCCGAGATCGATGGTCACCCGTATTTACAGTTTTTAGGAGAGGATATTGGTGAGGCGGCTGTGGCAATGGAGGTTTTCTATACTCCCAATGGTGACATTAGGATCAAACCGGTTTGTTCCGATAAATATTGGAAGCGTAAACCGGATTGGATTTGGGTTGATTCTGATGACACTAAAGGTAACGATAAGGACACGTTGTTTCATCCCTTTAAAGTTGATGGTAAGACAGTAGCTCTTCTCAGTTTAGGCAACAACATGTTCTGTAAGCGTTTCACAAGTGAAGGGAGGACGAGCTGTCTTAGTGCACGCATCCCTTCTGTTACCAAAGAGGCTTACCTAAATGTGGTGGAGCCTGTGTTGTCGAGAAAGATCGAAAATCTCCGATACGATACCGAGAACGCTAGGGTGTATGATGAAAAGGTCCAAATTGTGGCCAAAAATTCAGCTAGCAACCATACTAAACAATCCAACACAATGGACGTGAAACTTACCTATACAGACACCACCACTAGTACTTGGAATTCTCATTTTTCACTAGGTCTTGAAGCTAAAGCTAGTTTCGAATTCGGCATCCCGCTGATCGCGGAAGGGAGTGTTGAGGTATCTACTAATGTTGAAACCGGGATTCAATGGGGAGAGACCAAGACAACGACGACCGTCATGGAAGTTAACCATCAAGTTCATGTGCCCCCGATGACTAAGGTGACAGTGTATCTATTGATGACCAGAGGCAAGTGTGATGTTAACTTCATGTTCACTCAAAAAGACACTCTTTTCAATGGGACCGTCGTCAAAACTGATATCGTAGGAAACACTTACGTCGGTTCTAATTACTACAACGTCCAATATGATACCAAAGAAGAACCACTCACCTCTTGA